The genomic segment TTTCCGAGAATGATCGGTCGACCCCTGGCGAAGGTCAGATCAACTGGGACGCCAGCTTCGAAGCTCTGCGTCGCGCGAACTATGACGGCTGGTTCATGATCGAGGCCTTTGGTCTCGCCCTGCCCGAACTCGCCGCCGCGACCCGCATCTGGCGGCGGATGTTCCCGAACGAAGAATACCTGGCAACGAACGGCCTGGCCTTCATGAAGTCCCGCTGGGAAGGCGAACTGGGGAGATAAGGGCCAGCGGTCAGTGGTCGATCGGCTACGCCGATCGAAGCCTCAAGCCTCAAGCCTCAAGCCTCAAGCCTCAAGCCTCAAGCCTGATTCCTGATTCCTGATTCCTGATGCGTCTCCACGAGTTGATTCTGTACGTCAGCGACATGCCCCGGCAGGTGGCGTTTTACCGCGACCTGCTGGGGCTGCGTCTGCTTGAACCGCTCGACATCACCGATTTCAGCGGACAGTACTGGGTGGTGTTCGACGCTGGTGGTTGTTTTCTCGCGTTGCACGGCGGGGGAAACTGCGAGTTCGGGGAAGACGCCCCCAAGTTCGTTTTTCTGGTCGCCGACATCGAGGCAGAGCGACGGAGATTGTCCGCGCTGGGTGTTCCGGTCTCGGAAATCCGCAGCCCCGCAACCGGCGTCCTCGTCTGCGACGCCCGTGATCCGGAAG from the Planctomicrobium piriforme genome contains:
- a CDS encoding VOC family protein is translated as MRLHELILYVSDMPRQVAFYRDLLGLRLLEPLDITDFSGQYWVVFDAGGCFLALHGGGNCEFGEDAPKFVFLVADIEAERRRLSALGVPVSEIRSPATGVLVCDARDPEGNSFSLEQVPPRAAISP